A stretch of Gopherus evgoodei ecotype Sinaloan lineage chromosome 12, rGopEvg1_v1.p, whole genome shotgun sequence DNA encodes these proteins:
- the CIAO2B gene encoding cytosolic iron-sulfur assembly component 2B isoform X2 gives MSCPTPSTTGRSSIIHLIRSINDPEHPLTLEELNVVEQVRVKVNDAESTVVVEFTPTIPHCSMATLIGLSIKVKLIRSLPERFKVDVHITPGTHASEHAVNKQLADKERVAAALENSHLLEVVNQCLSARS, from the exons ATGAGCTGCCCGACTCCATCGACGACCGGGAGATCTTCG ATAATACATCTTATTCGTTCAATTAATGACCCAGAACATCCCCTTACTTTGGAAGAGCTGAATGTTGTTGAACAAGTTAGAGTCAAA GTGAATGATGCTGAAAGCACAGTAGTGGTGGAATTTACTCCTACAATTCCTCACTGCAGCATGGCAACATTAATTGGCCTATCAATAAAAGTAAAGTTGATCAGATCACTACCTGAAAGGTTTAAG gtgGATGTTCACATAACACCAGGAACCCATGCCTCTGAGCATGCAG TTAATAAACAACTTGCTGACAAAGAACGAGTAGCGGCTGCTTTGGAGAATTCGCATTTGCTGGAAGTGGTGAACCAGTGTTTGTCTGCTCGATCATAA
- the CIAO2B gene encoding cytosolic iron-sulfur assembly component 2B isoform X1, with the protein MVGPAPGGGSPLENANPLIYRRSGERPVTAREEDDELPDSIDDREIFDLIRSINDPEHPLTLEELNVVEQVRVKVNDAESTVVVEFTPTIPHCSMATLIGLSIKVKLIRSLPERFKVDVHITPGTHASEHAVNKQLADKERVAAALENSHLLEVVNQCLSARS; encoded by the exons ATGGTGGGGCCGGCTCCCGGCGGGGGGAGCCCCCTGGAGAACGCGAACCCCCTGATTTATCGACGTTCGGGGGAGCGGCCCGTCACGGCGCGGGAAGAGGACGATGAGCTGCCCGACTCCATCGACGACCGGGAGATCTTCG ATCTTATTCGTTCAATTAATGACCCAGAACATCCCCTTACTTTGGAAGAGCTGAATGTTGTTGAACAAGTTAGAGTCAAA GTGAATGATGCTGAAAGCACAGTAGTGGTGGAATTTACTCCTACAATTCCTCACTGCAGCATGGCAACATTAATTGGCCTATCAATAAAAGTAAAGTTGATCAGATCACTACCTGAAAGGTTTAAG gtgGATGTTCACATAACACCAGGAACCCATGCCTCTGAGCATGCAG TTAATAAACAACTTGCTGACAAAGAACGAGTAGCGGCTGCTTTGGAGAATTCGCATTTGCTGGAAGTGGTGAACCAGTGTTTGTCTGCTCGATCATAA